The Gammaproteobacteria bacterium genome contains a region encoding:
- the accC gene encoding acetyl-CoA carboxylase biotin carboxylase subunit — MFESVLIANRGEIALRIVRACRELSVRSIAVYSAADRGAPHVLAADEAHEIGPAPSAESYLRIDRLLEVAARSGARAVHPGYGFLSERAVFARAVRDAGLVFIGPKPRTIAAMGDKVRARRLMRAAGTPVIPGSPGPVRDLDEVHRQAREIGFPVLLKAAAGGGGKGMRVVEGPDELERALAAAGREAQAAFGDPAVYLERYLDAPRHIEVQVLGDEHGNLVHLGERECSIQRRHQKLVEESPSPVGTPGLRARMGEAAVRAARAVDYVGAGTVEFLYLDGDFHFLEMNTRLQVEHPVTELVTGIDLVEWQLRVAAGETLPFTQEDVRLDGHAIECRITSEDPFQGFLPATGRVDVLEVPAGPGVRWDGGIRAGFEIGRHYDPLLGKLVAWGPDRASAVRRMARALEELTIVGVPTGVPFHQRVMRHAAFRRGDLSIRFIEDHPELTAGDIDAGELAVVAAAAALFADRERGPDPARRAHVDGRPAFSAWRRAGAKWAVLP, encoded by the coding sequence GTGTTCGAATCGGTTCTGATCGCCAACCGGGGCGAGATCGCGCTGCGCATCGTGCGCGCCTGCCGGGAGCTGAGCGTGAGGAGCATCGCGGTGTATTCGGCGGCGGACCGGGGCGCGCCGCACGTGCTTGCGGCCGACGAGGCCCACGAAATCGGGCCCGCGCCCTCCGCCGAGAGCTACCTTCGCATCGATCGCCTGCTCGAGGTCGCGGCGCGCTCGGGGGCCCGGGCGGTGCACCCGGGATACGGCTTCCTGTCGGAGCGGGCCGTGTTCGCGCGCGCGGTGCGGGACGCCGGGCTGGTGTTCATCGGGCCGAAGCCCCGGACCATCGCGGCGATGGGCGACAAGGTGCGCGCCCGCAGGCTGATGCGGGCGGCGGGCACCCCGGTGATTCCGGGTTCACCGGGCCCGGTGCGCGATCTGGATGAGGTCCACCGACAGGCCCGCGAGATCGGCTTTCCGGTGCTGCTGAAGGCGGCGGCCGGGGGCGGCGGCAAGGGGATGCGCGTGGTGGAGGGGCCGGACGAGCTCGAGCGGGCGCTCGCAGCGGCCGGCCGCGAGGCGCAGGCGGCCTTTGGCGATCCGGCGGTCTACCTTGAGCGGTACCTGGACGCGCCCCGGCACATCGAGGTGCAGGTGCTGGGCGACGAGCACGGCAACCTGGTCCATCTGGGGGAGCGCGAGTGCTCCATCCAGCGGCGGCACCAGAAGCTGGTGGAGGAGTCGCCCTCTCCGGTGGGCACGCCCGGGCTGAGGGCACGCATGGGCGAGGCGGCGGTGCGGGCCGCCCGCGCAGTCGACTACGTAGGCGCGGGCACGGTAGAGTTCCTCTACCTCGACGGTGACTTCCATTTCCTGGAGATGAACACCCGCCTGCAGGTCGAGCATCCGGTGACCGAGCTGGTGACCGGCATCGACCTCGTCGAGTGGCAGCTTCGGGTGGCGGCGGGAGAGACGCTCCCCTTCACGCAGGAGGATGTGCGCCTGGACGGCCACGCCATCGAGTGCCGCATCACGAGCGAGGACCCCTTCCAGGGCTTCCTGCCCGCGACCGGGCGGGTGGACGTGCTCGAGGTTCCGGCAGGGCCGGGGGTGCGCTGGGACGGCGGCATTCGCGCCGGGTTCGAGATCGGCCGCCACTACGATCCGCTGCTGGGCAAGCTGGTCGCCTGGGGACCCGACCGCGCCTCGGCGGTGCGGCGCATGGCGCGCGCGCTCGAGGAACTGACCATCGTGGGAGTACCCACCGGTGTGCCCTTTCACCAGCGGGTTATGCGGCATGCCGCCTTCCGGCGAGGCGACCTGAGCATCCGCTTCATCGAAGACCACCCCGAACTCACGGCCGGCGACATCGATGCCGGCGAGCTGGCCGTGGTCGCGGCGGCCGCGGCGCTGTTCGCGGACAGGGAGCGGGGGCCGGACCCGGCCCGGAGAGCGCATGTGGACGGGCGTCCGGCTTTCTCGGCCTGGCGCAGAGCGGGCGCGAAGTGGGCGGTGCTGCCGTGA
- the argS gene encoding arginine--tRNA ligase, whose protein sequence is MSRGALRDILEQALAGMGVTGHEVRLERPRDPDHGDIASSVALTLASRLRRPPRAIADEIAGRLELDGTGIASVEVAGPGFLNFRLSASRVSSVVVEILRRGELYGRSGDGQGRSIMVEFVSANPTGPLHLGHGRQAALGDTLANLLDWTGWAAYREYYYNDAGRQIERLGESVACRYLHHFGVQADFPDDGYHGAYVVEIAERLAQAEGDRWVDAEPEERHAVCRRFAVRVLREEQDRDLAHFGVRFDRYFLESSLYTDGAVDATIAALRETGHVYDRDGAMWLTTTAFGDQKDRVMVKSDGSPTYFLPDVAYHMSKWRRGFHEVINVQGSDHHGTVDRVRAGLQALGRPRGYPEYLLHQMVTVERSGVEVKLSKRSGGYTTLRELVDAVGVDVARYFFLMRKPEAHLVFDLDAALDHSDRNPVYKSKYAHARMCSIFRKARMDPDSMTPDQLTPEGLDLSLLEHPRERELMGRLGEFPELVRRAARARAPHLVCEYLEHTSGMVNSWYHAGNPTRNPDLAVLAGDPALRAARLALTGAVRVVLRNALTLVGVQAPTRMARRVS, encoded by the coding sequence ATGAGCCGGGGGGCGCTGCGCGACATCCTCGAGCAGGCGCTCGCCGGGATGGGAGTGACGGGACACGAAGTCCGGCTGGAGCGGCCGCGCGACCCGGACCACGGCGACATCGCTTCCTCCGTCGCGCTCACCCTCGCCTCCCGGCTCCGGCGGCCTCCGCGCGCCATCGCGGACGAGATCGCGGGACGGCTCGAGCTGGACGGCACCGGGATCGCCTCGGTGGAGGTCGCCGGCCCGGGCTTCCTGAACTTCCGCCTCTCGGCCTCGCGGGTATCCTCGGTCGTCGTGGAGATTCTCCGCCGGGGTGAACTCTATGGGCGCTCCGGGGACGGGCAGGGCAGATCCATCATGGTGGAGTTCGTCTCCGCCAACCCCACCGGTCCGCTGCACCTGGGCCACGGGCGCCAGGCCGCGCTCGGCGACACGCTGGCCAACCTGCTCGACTGGACCGGCTGGGCGGCGTACCGGGAGTACTACTACAACGACGCGGGCCGCCAGATCGAGCGGCTGGGGGAGAGCGTCGCCTGCCGCTATCTGCACCACTTCGGCGTCCAGGCCGACTTCCCGGACGATGGATACCACGGGGCCTACGTCGTCGAGATCGCGGAGCGGCTCGCGCAAGCGGAGGGCGACCGGTGGGTGGATGCCGAGCCGGAGGAACGGCACGCCGTCTGCCGGCGCTTCGCGGTGCGCGTGCTGCGCGAAGAACAGGACCGCGATCTCGCCCACTTCGGCGTGCGCTTCGACCGCTACTTCCTCGAATCCTCGCTCTACACGGACGGGGCGGTCGACGCGACCATCGCGGCGCTGCGCGAGACCGGGCACGTGTACGATCGCGATGGCGCCATGTGGCTCACCACCACGGCCTTCGGCGACCAGAAGGACAGGGTGATGGTCAAGAGCGACGGCAGCCCCACCTACTTCCTCCCCGACGTCGCCTATCACATGAGCAAGTGGCGGCGCGGCTTCCACGAGGTCATCAACGTGCAGGGCTCGGACCATCACGGAACCGTCGACCGGGTGCGCGCCGGACTGCAGGCGCTCGGCCGGCCGCGGGGATACCCCGAGTACCTCCTTCACCAGATGGTGACCGTCGAGCGCAGCGGGGTGGAGGTGAAGCTCTCCAAGCGCTCCGGGGGCTACACCACGCTGCGAGAGCTGGTCGACGCCGTCGGCGTGGATGTCGCGCGCTACTTCTTCCTGATGCGCAAGCCGGAGGCGCACCTGGTCTTCGATCTGGACGCCGCCCTCGACCATTCCGACCGCAACCCGGTCTACAAGAGCAAGTATGCGCACGCACGCATGTGCAGCATTTTCCGCAAGGCGCGGATGGATCCCGACTCCATGACGCCGGACCAGCTCACCCCCGAGGGTCTCGACCTGTCCCTGCTGGAGCATCCGCGCGAGCGCGAGCTGATGGGGCGGCTGGGCGAGTTCCCGGAGCTGGTGCGCCGGGCAGCGCGAGCGCGGGCGCCGCACCTGGTGTGCGAGTACCTCGAACACACCTCCGGCATGGTCAACTCGTGGTATCACGCCGGCAATCCGACCCGCAATCCCGACCTCGCGGTGCTGGCCGGAGACCCGGCGCTGAGGGCGGCGCGTCTCGCCCTCACCGGGGCCGTGCGCGTGGTGCTGCGCAACGCGCTCACCCTCGTGGGCGTACAGGCTCCGACCCGCATGGCGCGGCGCGTGAGCTGA
- a CDS encoding riboflavin synthase — translation MFTGLVEEIGTVVAVTTRPEGRRMTIRAPGIAPDLTDGASVAVDGACLTVAALEAATFAVDVVPATLARTIAGAYQAGTRVNLERALRLGDRLGGHLVQGHVDGVGSLVSRTDPAPGDGARLLTFRIPREVARATILHGSITLNGVSLTVSELPDPDLVRIAIVPFTWEHTNLADLAPGAPVNVEGDLIGKYVGKLLSVHTPDSPQG, via the coding sequence ATGTTCACCGGGCTGGTGGAGGAGATCGGAACGGTCGTGGCGGTCACGACCCGGCCGGAGGGCCGGCGGATGACCATTCGTGCCCCGGGCATCGCGCCCGACCTCACCGACGGCGCCTCGGTGGCGGTCGACGGGGCGTGCCTGACCGTCGCCGCTCTCGAAGCCGCCACCTTCGCCGTGGACGTGGTGCCCGCCACCCTGGCGCGCACCATCGCCGGCGCCTACCAGGCCGGTACCCGCGTCAACCTCGAGCGGGCGCTCCGCCTGGGCGACCGTCTCGGCGGCCATCTGGTGCAGGGGCACGTCGACGGGGTCGGATCGCTGGTCTCCCGGACCGATCCCGCCCCCGGGGACGGCGCTCGCCTCCTCACCTTCCGCATCCCCCGCGAAGTGGCCCGCGCCACCATCCTGCACGGCTCGATCACCCTCAACGGGGTGAGCCTGACGGTCAGCGAGCTGCCCGATCCCGACCTCGTGCGGATCGCGATCGTGCCCTTCACCTGGGAGCACACCAACCTGGCCGACCTGGCCCCCGGAGCCCCGGTCAACGTCGAGGGGGACCTGATCGGGAAGTACGTGGGTAAGCTCCTGTCAGTTCACACCCCGGATTCTCCGCAAGGCTGA
- a CDS encoding methylmalonyl-CoA mutase family protein, with product MSDDPRPVTDSGIPVERVYGPDSSDPAPRDDPGQPGEFPFTRGIHRTMYRGRPWTMRQYAGFGTAAETNRRYRYLLESGTTGLSVAFDLPTQMGYDSDHPMAAGEVGRVGVAIDSIEDMRLLFEGIPLEDVSTSMTINSTAATLLALYVALADERGVPRAQLAGTVQNDILKEYIARGTYIYPAEPSLRLVSDVIAFCSRELPRWNPVSISGYHIREAGSTAPQEVAFTFANGLEYVRRALESGVALEDFAPRLSFFFAAHSDLLEEVAKFRAARRLWARLMREQFGASDRSARLRFHTQTGGSTLTAQQPLNNVTRTTLQALAAVLGGTQSLHTNGYDEALALPTEESARIALRAQQILLRESGVARTVDPLGGSYFVEALTDTIESRARVHLERIAATGGAAQSLDYMRDHIHRSAYRTQLAVESGEKVVVGVNRHVEEGADPPRRGPDYRVLEAGQRARLEELRARRDGRTAARALDQVREAARTDANLVPPMVAAVRARATLGEISEVLAREWGSYAGQ from the coding sequence GTGAGTGACGATCCGCGCCCGGTTACCGACAGCGGCATCCCGGTCGAACGGGTGTACGGCCCCGATTCGTCGGATCCCGCGCCCCGCGACGATCCCGGCCAGCCGGGGGAGTTCCCGTTTACGCGCGGCATCCACCGCACCATGTACCGCGGGCGTCCCTGGACCATGCGCCAGTATGCCGGCTTCGGCACCGCGGCCGAGACCAACCGGCGCTACCGCTACCTGCTCGAGAGCGGCACTACCGGGCTCTCGGTCGCCTTCGACCTCCCCACGCAGATGGGCTACGACTCGGACCACCCCATGGCCGCCGGCGAGGTCGGGCGGGTCGGGGTGGCGATCGATTCCATCGAGGACATGCGCCTTCTCTTCGAGGGGATTCCGCTGGAGGACGTCTCCACCTCCATGACCATAAACTCGACCGCGGCCACCCTGCTCGCGCTCTACGTCGCGCTGGCCGACGAGCGGGGAGTGCCGCGTGCGCAGCTGGCCGGGACGGTGCAGAACGACATCCTCAAGGAGTACATCGCCCGGGGCACCTACATCTATCCGGCTGAGCCCTCGCTCCGCCTGGTGTCGGACGTCATCGCGTTCTGTTCGCGCGAGCTGCCCAGGTGGAATCCGGTGTCGATCTCCGGGTACCACATCCGCGAGGCCGGCTCGACCGCCCCCCAGGAGGTCGCCTTCACCTTCGCCAACGGGCTCGAGTACGTGCGCCGCGCGCTGGAATCCGGAGTCGCGCTCGAGGACTTCGCCCCGCGCCTTTCCTTCTTTTTCGCCGCGCACAGCGACCTGCTCGAGGAGGTGGCCAAGTTCCGCGCCGCCCGCCGGCTGTGGGCGCGGCTGATGCGCGAGCAGTTCGGGGCCTCCGACCGGAGCGCGCGGCTGCGCTTCCACACCCAGACGGGTGGGTCGACGCTGACCGCTCAGCAACCCCTCAACAACGTGACCCGCACCACCCTGCAGGCGCTCGCGGCGGTGCTGGGGGGTACGCAGTCGCTGCACACCAACGGATACGACGAGGCTCTCGCGCTCCCCACCGAGGAGTCCGCCCGCATTGCCCTGCGCGCCCAACAGATCCTGTTGCGCGAGAGCGGGGTGGCCCGCACGGTCGATCCTCTCGGGGGGAGCTATTTCGTTGAAGCGCTTACCGATACGATCGAGTCGCGGGCGCGCGTTCACCTGGAGCGCATCGCCGCCACGGGCGGGGCCGCGCAGTCCCTCGACTACATGCGCGACCACATCCACCGGTCGGCGTACCGCACCCAGCTCGCGGTCGAGTCGGGCGAGAAGGTCGTGGTCGGAGTAAACCGCCACGTCGAAGAGGGCGCGGACCCGCCCCGCCGCGGCCCCGACTACCGGGTGCTCGAGGCCGGGCAGCGCGCCAGGCTGGAGGAGCTGCGCGCCCGCCGCGATGGCCGCACAGCCGCCCGCGCCCTCGACCAGGTGCGGGAGGCGGCGCGCACGGACGCCAACCTGGTGCCGCCCATGGTGGCCGCCGTGCGCGCCCGCGCGACCCTGGGCGAGATCAGCGAAGTCCTCGCGCGCGAATGGGGGAGCTACGCAGGGCAATAG
- the ribD gene encoding bifunctional diaminohydroxyphosphoribosylaminopyrimidine deaminase/5-amino-6-(5-phosphoribosylamino)uracil reductase RibD, with protein MTESGTGRLAPAPNDRVSEADLTFLERTVELARRGWGRVSPNPMVGCVVVQKGEVVGEGWHRELGGPHAEVHALAEAGESARDATVYTSLEPCAHMGRTPPCTGALLDAGIRRVVFGAADPGVGAGGGAVLRAGGILVDGPAFSSARAASSSPAFFHVARNGSPYVALKLALSLDGRISRAGEQTGLTGPAAREHVHYLRAGFDAIMVGANTMKIDDPRLTARGRLEPRRAPDRIVLDSLARMAPEARLLRDHGGGRVRVFTGVDAPADRARALGRRGATVHAVPRSASGLDLGAVLTTCYRAGITSILCEGGGVLASSLLRERRVQRLYLFLAPLTLGSGSVPAFPGMDEAAWEGWRPAGPPAAFARDLLWVLDRDG; from the coding sequence ATGACCGAGAGCGGGACTGGCCGGCTCGCCCCGGCGCCGAATGATCGTGTGTCGGAAGCGGATCTGACCTTTCTGGAGCGAACCGTCGAACTCGCACGGCGTGGATGGGGCCGGGTGTCGCCCAACCCGATGGTCGGGTGCGTCGTGGTGCAGAAGGGCGAGGTGGTGGGAGAGGGATGGCACCGCGAACTGGGCGGGCCGCACGCGGAAGTGCACGCGCTCGCCGAGGCGGGCGAGAGTGCCCGGGACGCCACCGTCTACACCAGCCTCGAGCCGTGCGCCCACATGGGCCGTACGCCCCCCTGCACGGGTGCCCTCCTCGACGCCGGGATCAGGCGTGTGGTCTTCGGCGCCGCCGATCCGGGCGTCGGAGCAGGGGGGGGCGCCGTGCTGCGTGCCGGCGGGATACTCGTAGACGGGCCTGCCTTCTCCAGCGCCCGGGCCGCGTCGTCCAGTCCCGCCTTCTTCCATGTCGCGCGCAACGGGTCGCCGTACGTTGCCCTCAAGCTCGCGCTCAGCCTGGACGGACGCATCTCGCGCGCGGGCGAGCAGACCGGACTGACCGGGCCGGCGGCGCGCGAGCATGTGCACTACCTGCGCGCCGGCTTCGACGCGATCATGGTGGGAGCGAACACCATGAAGATCGACGACCCCCGCCTCACGGCTCGCGGGCGGCTCGAGCCCCGCCGCGCGCCCGACCGCATCGTGCTGGACTCCCTTGCCCGCATGGCTCCGGAAGCCCGGCTCCTGCGGGACCACGGCGGCGGGCGGGTGCGCGTCTTCACGGGTGTGGACGCGCCCGCGGACCGGGCGCGCGCCCTTGGGCGGCGGGGCGCCACCGTCCACGCCGTTCCCCGCTCGGCCAGCGGCCTCGACCTGGGCGCGGTGCTGACTACCTGTTACCGGGCGGGCATCACCTCCATCCTCTGCGAGGGAGGCGGGGTGCTCGCCTCCTCGCTCCTGCGCGAGCGCCGCGTGCAGCGTCTCTACCTCTTCCTGGCCCCGCTCACGTTGGGATCCGGCTCGGTCCCGGCCTTCCCGGGGATGGACGAGGCGGCCTGGGAGGGATGGCGACCCGCCGGGCCGCCGGCCGCGTTCGCGCGCGACCTTCTCTGGGTCCTCGACCGGGACGGCTGA
- a CDS encoding PfkB family carbohydrate kinase: MSTLIVGSIALDTVETPFGRAEEVLGGSASFFAAAASLYQPVQVVAVVGDDFPLAELDFLQERGVDFSGLQVARGESFRWGGTYNADFSARETTFTTLGVFADFSPAIPSSFRKARIVSLGNIHPILQGEVLDQVEKPELVVCDTMNYWIERERDALMSLLERIDVLMVNDTEVHQLSGIADPVRAARWVRERGPRRVIIKEGARGARLFDGEAAFRCPAFPVSRVVDPTGAGDAFAGGFAGYLAGVSRSSMDALREALVHASVMGSFAVESFALDRLRKLDVGEVAERARILGEQAAFETSPKGASLA; encoded by the coding sequence ATGTCGACCCTGATTGTGGGAAGCATAGCCCTCGACACGGTCGAGACGCCGTTCGGGAGGGCCGAGGAGGTGCTCGGAGGGTCGGCTTCGTTCTTCGCGGCGGCGGCGAGCCTCTATCAGCCGGTCCAGGTGGTGGCGGTGGTCGGCGACGACTTCCCGCTGGCGGAACTGGACTTTCTGCAGGAGCGGGGCGTCGACTTCTCGGGGCTTCAAGTCGCGCGCGGGGAGAGTTTTCGCTGGGGAGGGACCTACAACGCCGACTTCAGCGCCCGGGAGACCACCTTCACGACCCTCGGCGTCTTCGCCGACTTCAGCCCGGCCATCCCCTCGTCCTTCCGCAAGGCGCGCATCGTTTCGCTGGGCAACATCCACCCGATTCTCCAGGGAGAGGTGCTCGACCAGGTTGAGAAACCCGAGCTGGTGGTGTGTGACACCATGAACTACTGGATCGAGCGGGAGCGGGACGCGCTCATGTCGCTTCTCGAGCGTATCGATGTTCTGATGGTGAACGACACCGAAGTCCATCAGCTTTCCGGCATTGCCGATCCGGTGCGGGCCGCACGCTGGGTACGCGAACGCGGGCCCCGACGGGTGATCATAAAGGAGGGTGCGCGGGGCGCGCGGCTCTTCGACGGAGAGGCCGCTTTCCGGTGCCCCGCCTTTCCTGTGTCGCGTGTGGTGGACCCGACGGGAGCGGGCGATGCCTTTGCCGGCGGATTCGCAGGATATCTGGCGGGGGTGTCCCGCAGCAGCATGGATGCACTGCGCGAGGCGCTCGTACATGCCTCCGTCATGGGCTCCTTCGCCGTCGAGTCCTTCGCCCTCGACCGTCTTCGGAAGCTGGATGTCGGGGAGGTAGCCGAGCGGGCGCGCATCCTCGGCGAGCAGGCTGCTTTCGAAACCTCGCCGAAAGGAGCGAGCCTTGCCTGA
- a CDS encoding zinc ribbon domain-containing protein: MPTYDYQCSGCGQAFEVFQRMSDEPVSSCPDCGSAARRRISGGAGFIFKGEGFYITDHRSQDYRDRAAADAGKEPAAASGARAAGDGAGESPKKGEAKTAETSSSDSGKTSSGAGRAGSASGADSGGSRSASGAGSRAQAGSEQ; the protein is encoded by the coding sequence ATGCCTACCTACGACTACCAGTGTAGCGGCTGCGGACAGGCCTTCGAGGTCTTCCAGAGAATGTCGGACGAGCCGGTCTCCAGCTGCCCCGACTGCGGCTCGGCTGCCCGGCGCAGGATCTCCGGCGGGGCCGGCTTCATCTTCAAGGGCGAAGGCTTCTACATCACCGATCACCGCAGTCAGGATTACCGCGACAGGGCCGCGGCCGACGCGGGTAAAGAGCCTGCCGCGGCATCCGGCGCAAGGGCTGCCGGCGACGGTGCGGGCGAATCCCCGAAGAAGGGCGAAGCGAAGACGGCGGAAACGTCGTCCTCGGATTCGGGCAAGACGTCCTCGGGCGCCGGTCGGGCCGGTTCAGCATCGGGAGCTGATTCGGGCGGTTCCCGGTCCGCGAGCGGTGCGGGCAGTCGGGCCCAAGCCGGTTCGGAGCAATGA
- a CDS encoding bifunctional 3,4-dihydroxy-2-butanone-4-phosphate synthase/GTP cyclohydrolase II, with the protein MPHSRVEAAIRAIREGRMVIVADDEDRENEGDLVCAAAAATPEVVNFMTKHARGLICVALTRERASELGLPPMTEDNTDPQGTAFTVSVDAHRKYGVTTGISAFDRAKTIEVLIDPASRPGDLRRPGHVFPLRAVPGGVLRRVGQTEASVDLARLAGFEPAGVICEILSQDGTMARRPQLEQFAREHDLLFITVAELVAYRLAKERLVERVATARLPTGVGSFDVIGFRSPLDDREHVALVKGQIDGRADVLVRMHSECLTGDVFGSIRCDCGQQLRAAMRQVQEEGRGAIVYLKQEGRGIGLHNKLKAYQLQDGGQDTVEANRTLGFEPDLRDYGIGAQILLDLGLSSIRLLTNNPRKIVGLEGYGLHVTGRVPLEIEPSDFNERYLDTKRAKLGHLI; encoded by the coding sequence GTGCCGCACTCCCGCGTGGAAGCTGCCATCCGCGCCATTCGCGAAGGCAGGATGGTCATCGTCGCCGACGACGAGGACCGGGAGAACGAGGGCGACCTGGTGTGCGCGGCCGCCGCCGCCACGCCCGAAGTCGTCAACTTCATGACCAAGCACGCGCGCGGCCTCATCTGCGTGGCCCTGACGCGCGAGCGGGCCAGCGAACTCGGCCTTCCGCCCATGACCGAGGACAACACCGACCCGCAGGGCACCGCCTTCACGGTTTCGGTGGACGCGCACCGCAAGTACGGGGTCACCACCGGCATCAGCGCCTTCGACCGCGCCAAAACCATCGAAGTGCTGATCGATCCCGCGAGCCGCCCGGGCGACCTGCGCCGCCCCGGCCACGTCTTTCCGCTGCGCGCCGTCCCCGGCGGCGTGCTGCGCCGCGTGGGGCAGACGGAGGCCTCCGTGGACCTGGCCCGCCTTGCCGGATTCGAGCCCGCGGGCGTCATCTGCGAGATCCTCAGCCAGGACGGCACCATGGCGCGCCGTCCCCAGCTGGAACAGTTCGCGCGGGAGCACGACCTGCTCTTCATCACGGTGGCCGAACTGGTCGCCTATCGGCTGGCCAAGGAGCGGCTGGTGGAGCGGGTGGCCACCGCCCGGCTCCCCACCGGCGTCGGCTCCTTCGACGTGATCGGCTTCCGCAGCCCGCTCGACGACCGCGAGCACGTGGCCCTGGTGAAGGGCCAAATCGACGGGCGGGCGGACGTGCTGGTGCGCATGCACTCGGAATGCCTGACCGGGGACGTCTTCGGCTCCATCCGCTGCGACTGCGGCCAGCAGTTGCGCGCCGCGATGCGCCAGGTGCAGGAGGAGGGGCGCGGTGCCATCGTCTATCTTAAGCAGGAGGGCAGGGGGATCGGCCTGCACAACAAGCTGAAGGCCTATCAGCTCCAGGACGGCGGGCAGGATACGGTCGAGGCCAATCGCACCCTCGGCTTCGAGCCCGATCTGCGCGACTACGGCATTGGGGCTCAGATCCTGCTCGATCTTGGCCTCAGCTCGATCCGCCTTCTCACCAACAATCCCCGCAAGATCGTCGGCCTGGAGGGATACGGCCTGCACGTGACCGGACGGGTGCCGCTCGAGATCGAGCCTTCGGACTTCAACGAGCGCTATCTCGACACCAAGCGCGCCAAGCTCGGCCACCTCATATAG
- the purM gene encoding phosphoribosylformylglycinamidine cyclo-ligase, producing MPDDSPRLDYRAAGVDLDAADRAKRAIKSLVASTHDRHTLSGMGSFGGMYAVPGGMDAPVLVSSADGVGTKLKVAFLSGRHDTVGADLVNHCVNDILVQGARPLFFMDYLATGDMDAGVVGQVVTGVARACRDNGCALLGGETAQMPDFYAPGEYDLAGFIVGIAERDALLDGSRTRAGDALVALASTGLHTNGYTLARRIVFDVLGLDADSPFPDSGGTVADTLLAVHRSYLASLTPELERGAVRALAHVTGGGIPGNLPRSLGAGLGAQVDTFSWRPPPVFDVLARAGGVAREEMYRVFNMGVGMLVVVAPADADGLVSRLRDRGEEAWIAGEVVRGSGVELV from the coding sequence TTGCCTGACGATTCCCCGAGACTGGACTACCGCGCCGCGGGCGTCGACCTGGACGCCGCGGACCGGGCGAAGAGGGCCATCAAGTCGCTGGTGGCGAGCACCCACGACCGGCACACCCTCTCGGGGATGGGCTCGTTCGGGGGCATGTACGCGGTGCCGGGCGGAATGGACGCGCCGGTGCTGGTGTCGAGCGCGGACGGGGTGGGCACCAAGCTCAAGGTGGCGTTCCTCTCCGGCCGCCACGACACGGTGGGGGCGGACCTGGTCAACCACTGCGTCAACGACATCCTGGTCCAGGGCGCGCGGCCGCTCTTCTTCATGGACTACCTCGCCACCGGCGATATGGACGCCGGGGTGGTGGGCCAGGTAGTTACCGGGGTCGCGCGTGCGTGCCGTGACAACGGCTGCGCTCTGCTGGGAGGCGAGACGGCGCAGATGCCCGACTTCTACGCCCCCGGCGAATACGACCTGGCCGGGTTCATCGTCGGCATCGCGGAGCGGGACGCGCTGCTCGATGGTTCGCGCACGCGGGCCGGGGATGCGCTGGTGGCACTGGCCTCAACGGGACTCCACACCAACGGGTACACGCTGGCCCGCCGCATCGTCTTCGACGTCCTGGGGCTCGACGCCGACAGCCCGTTCCCCGATTCCGGGGGGACGGTCGCGGACACGCTGCTGGCGGTGCACCGGAGCTATCTGGCGTCTCTCACCCCGGAGCTCGAACGCGGCGCCGTTCGCGCGCTGGCGCACGTCACCGGCGGGGGCATCCCCGGCAACCTGCCGCGTTCGCTCGGGGCGGGGCTGGGGGCGCAGGTCGACACCTTCAGTTGGCGACCTCCCCCCGTCTTCGACGTGCTGGCGCGCGCGGGTGGCGTGGCGCGTGAGGAGATGTACCGGGTCTTCAACATGGGCGTGGGCATGCTGGTGGTGGTCGCGCCTGCGGATGCCGACGGCCTCGTCTCCCGCCTGCGGGACCGGGGGGAGGAGGCTTGGATCGCTGGGGAAGTCGTCCGGGGTTCGGGAGTGGAGTTGGTGTGA